Proteins encoded in a region of the Longimicrobiales bacterium genome:
- a CDS encoding PBP1A family penicillin-binding protein: protein MAEEPGRRRFWRRRARAGDAGRIAGSGIRPWQWLRAHREGVLAGTAIFILVLGLLWERCGVTGCPNVERLNSYQPGGATVLLDSDGAQFADLAPIDHAVISLDSLPDHVPAAFVAVEDKRFYEHNGVDYRRVVGAALADIRAGGFVQGFSTITMQLARNVWPERLPGQNRTLRRKILEVRVSRDIEDRYEKDEILELYLNHIYFGGGSYGIEAASRNYFRKPASRLTLGEAALLAAMPKSPTRYNPRRFRERARDRRDLVLSLMEAQGAASPDDVAEARKSGLGVGAEPPARRDSAVTAPWFVEATRRVLEDRFGEGVYTSTLRVHTTLVRAAQRTAEDRLERQLRRIERGALGEYDGGRYRTDEPPANGIDYVQGAFVLMDAATGDVQALVGGRDFTHSRFDRATQARRQAGSAFKPFVFAAAIEDGYAPSQLVSDSVLRLELSGGEVWEPHNMGGEFDGTVTIREALVRSKNVPTIRLAADVGLNVVTRLARRAGIRSELPSVPSIAIGTAGVTALELTAAYTPFARLGTAVSPRFVTRVEDADGRVVWEQKVRPREVMDSAVAFLITDMLEEAVERGTAREVRRAGFTGPAAGKTGTTDDGADAWFVGYTTSHVATVWIGFDRPRAIVEDATGGRLAAPVWARVMSEHATAGVWPTPSTVVPHPVDPESGLLLVEGCEPERGEARTELFVRGDEPASACPQGVPEVRERGLLSRVGGWFGRQWRGFSRWVTRHFGTEEPQRTPREGDYLGVPRLPRAAELSEPQVEPDTFRRPLGVPIREEPLPDTTADSIRADTLGPLRDTIRLDTLVLPVPDSIRPPVRDTL from the coding sequence ATGGCCGAGGAGCCCGGGCGCCGACGGTTCTGGCGACGTCGCGCACGCGCCGGTGACGCCGGCCGCATCGCAGGGTCCGGCATTCGACCATGGCAATGGCTGCGCGCCCATCGCGAAGGGGTCCTCGCCGGAACGGCGATCTTCATTCTCGTGCTCGGGCTGCTGTGGGAGCGTTGCGGTGTCACCGGCTGCCCGAACGTCGAACGGCTGAACTCCTATCAGCCCGGCGGTGCGACCGTTCTGCTCGACTCGGATGGCGCGCAGTTCGCCGATCTGGCCCCGATCGACCACGCAGTCATCTCTCTGGATTCCCTCCCCGATCATGTGCCTGCTGCATTTGTTGCGGTCGAGGACAAGCGCTTCTACGAGCACAACGGCGTCGACTACCGGCGCGTGGTGGGTGCGGCACTCGCCGACATCCGGGCGGGTGGATTCGTGCAGGGATTCAGCACGATCACCATGCAGCTCGCGCGCAACGTGTGGCCGGAGCGGTTGCCGGGACAGAACCGAACGCTGCGCAGGAAGATCCTCGAGGTGCGTGTCTCTCGCGACATCGAGGATCGTTACGAGAAGGATGAGATCCTGGAGCTGTACCTGAACCATATCTACTTCGGGGGCGGCTCGTACGGCATCGAGGCGGCGAGCCGCAACTACTTTCGCAAGCCCGCGTCGCGTCTGACTCTGGGGGAGGCGGCACTACTCGCCGCCATGCCGAAGTCACCGACCCGCTACAACCCGCGCCGGTTCAGGGAGCGCGCACGGGACCGGCGTGACCTCGTGCTGTCATTGATGGAGGCGCAGGGGGCGGCGAGCCCGGATGATGTCGCGGAGGCGCGGAAGTCGGGCCTCGGCGTGGGCGCGGAGCCACCGGCCCGCCGCGACAGTGCCGTGACCGCGCCCTGGTTCGTGGAGGCGACGCGACGCGTTCTCGAGGACCGGTTCGGCGAGGGTGTGTACACGTCGACGCTGCGCGTGCACACCACGCTGGTGCGCGCGGCGCAGCGCACAGCCGAAGATCGGCTCGAACGGCAGCTCCGGCGCATCGAGCGCGGCGCGCTGGGCGAATACGACGGGGGTCGCTACCGAACCGACGAGCCACCAGCGAACGGCATCGATTACGTACAGGGCGCGTTCGTGCTGATGGATGCGGCGACGGGCGATGTGCAGGCGCTCGTGGGCGGTCGTGATTTCACGCACTCACGGTTCGATCGCGCGACGCAGGCGCGACGGCAGGCGGGGAGCGCATTCAAGCCGTTCGTGTTCGCGGCCGCGATCGAGGATGGCTACGCACCGAGCCAGCTGGTTTCCGACAGTGTTCTGCGACTGGAGCTGTCGGGCGGTGAGGTATGGGAGCCTCACAACATGGGCGGCGAGTTCGATGGCACGGTCACGATCCGCGAGGCGCTCGTGCGATCGAAGAACGTACCGACGATCCGTCTCGCTGCGGATGTCGGCCTGAACGTTGTCACGCGTCTCGCGCGTCGCGCGGGCATTCGCAGCGAGCTGCCGTCCGTGCCGTCGATCGCGATCGGAACGGCGGGTGTCACGGCGCTCGAGCTCACTGCGGCGTACACGCCATTCGCACGGCTCGGCACGGCCGTGTCGCCGCGTTTCGTAACACGTGTCGAGGATGCGGATGGCCGGGTCGTGTGGGAGCAGAAGGTCCGCCCGCGCGAAGTCATGGACAGTGCAGTGGCATTTCTTATCACGGACATGCTCGAGGAGGCGGTCGAGCGCGGGACGGCCCGTGAAGTCAGACGCGCCGGCTTCACGGGTCCCGCGGCGGGAAAGACCGGGACGACGGATGACGGCGCTGACGCGTGGTTCGTCGGCTACACCACGTCGCACGTGGCGACCGTGTGGATCGGCTTCGACCGGCCGCGCGCGATCGTGGAGGACGCGACCGGCGGTCGCCTGGCCGCGCCCGTCTGGGCGCGGGTGATGAGCGAGCACGCGACGGCCGGCGTCTGGCCGACGCCATCGACAGTCGTACCACACCCCGTCGACCCGGAATCCGGGCTGCTGCTTGTGGAAGGATGCGAACCTGAGCGGGGCGAGGCGCGCACCGAGCTCTTCGTACGTGGCGACGAGCCGGCGAGCGCGTGCCCGCAGGGCGTGCCGGAGGTGCGTGAGCGCGGCCTGCTGTCACGAGTGGGTGGCTGGTTCGGCCGTCAGTGGCGCGGGTTCAGCCGCTGGGTGACCCGGCACTTCGGTACGGAAGAGCCGCAGCGGACTCCGCGTGAAGGAGATTACCTCGGGGTGCCGCGACTGCCGCGCGCCGCCGAGCTCAGCGAGCCACAGGTGGAGCCGGACACGTTCAGGCGTCC